In Chryseobacterium camelliae, one DNA window encodes the following:
- a CDS encoding ABC transporter permease: MKNIAFYIASRYLLSKKGSTAVTFITWLAIGAMTVAVTAMFVIISVFSGLEDLNKDLISNLHADLTIESASGKTLKDLKKITEVLKSNKEISSFSKVIEEKVYINFSGKGDIAYLRGVDSAYTKVNPINKEVFYGTYPSFEYSNEVLMENSLDNRLSVPVASDKGFATVFMPKAGTGIINKEDDIYRKKDILVTGVFPGKDQLDNYIIAPIELTEELLDLPKNSAYRIVIKLKNPDNTDAVKQQLLSSLGKNVKIRTKEEENAAFWKMINTEKLFIYLIFALVIFITTFNLAGAIIILQLDKKQQARSLVSLGFPLNGLRKIYFYTGILIVICGIASGLIFGTALCYFQEYTEFFRANETLPFPVKIVARNYITVALTAAVFGIAISWFFSRIRKDYITKN, from the coding sequence GTGAAAAACATTGCATTTTATATCGCATCCCGTTACCTTTTATCCAAAAAAGGAAGTACGGCCGTTACGTTTATTACGTGGCTGGCCATTGGCGCTATGACGGTAGCGGTAACAGCAATGTTTGTCATCATCTCTGTATTTTCCGGACTGGAAGACCTGAATAAGGACCTGATTTCCAACCTCCACGCCGATCTCACCATAGAAAGTGCCTCAGGCAAAACCCTTAAAGACCTGAAAAAAATTACTGAAGTTCTGAAATCCAATAAAGAGATCAGCAGCTTTTCAAAGGTTATTGAAGAAAAAGTCTACATCAATTTTAGCGGAAAGGGTGATATCGCCTATCTGCGCGGTGTGGATTCCGCCTATACCAAGGTAAACCCCATCAACAAAGAAGTATTCTACGGAACATACCCAAGTTTTGAGTATTCCAACGAGGTACTGATGGAAAATTCACTGGACAACCGCCTGTCGGTCCCGGTAGCCTCCGATAAAGGGTTTGCAACTGTTTTCATGCCTAAAGCAGGAACAGGAATCATCAACAAAGAAGATGATATTTACCGCAAAAAAGATATTCTGGTCACAGGTGTTTTCCCAGGCAAAGACCAGCTGGATAATTACATCATCGCTCCTATTGAACTGACTGAGGAGCTTCTGGACCTGCCGAAAAACTCCGCCTACCGGATCGTTATCAAACTGAAAAACCCGGACAACACAGATGCAGTAAAACAGCAATTGCTCTCTTCTTTAGGTAAAAATGTAAAAATCCGGACCAAAGAAGAAGAAAATGCAGCATTCTGGAAAATGATCAATACAGAAAAACTGTTCATTTACCTGATTTTTGCATTGGTAATCTTCATCACAACCTTTAACCTTGCCGGTGCCATCATCATCCTGCAGCTGGATAAAAAACAGCAGGCGCGATCATTGGTTTCGCTGGGATTCCCTCTTAACGGACTGAGGAAAATCTATTTCTACACCGGAATTCTGATTGTAATCTGCGGGATTGCTTCGGGGCTGATCTTCGGGACTGCACTCTGCTATTTCCAGGAATACACAGAATTTTTCAGGGCCAATGAAACACTGCCTTTTCCAGTAAAAATTGTAGCCCGAAATTATATTACCGTTGCTCTGACCGCAGCTGTATTTGGGATAGCCATTTCCTGGTTCTTCTCCAGGATCCGCAAAGACTATATTACTAAAAATTAA
- the mce gene encoding methylmalonyl-CoA epimerase — MKLEHIGIAVASLGVSDELFARLLGKPSYKKESVEREGVVTSFYQTGDSKIELLEASNEDSPISKFISKKGEGIHHLAFGVDNILDEIDRLKTEGFEFISEEPKEGADNKLVAFLHPKCTNGVLVELCQEKP; from the coding sequence ATGAAGTTAGAACATATCGGCATTGCCGTAGCCTCCCTGGGTGTTTCAGATGAGCTCTTTGCCCGTCTGCTGGGAAAACCTTCTTATAAGAAAGAAAGCGTTGAACGCGAAGGGGTAGTTACCTCTTTCTATCAGACCGGCGACAGCAAAATCGAGCTGCTGGAAGCCAGCAATGAGGATAGTCCCATTTCCAAATTCATCAGTAAAAAAGGGGAGGGGATCCATCATCTTGCTTTTGGTGTAGACAATATTCTTGATGAGATCGATCGCCTGAAAACAGAGGGCTTTGAGTTTATTTCCGAAGAACCGAAAGAAGGTGCTGATAATAAGCTGGTTGCTTTCCTGCACCCGAAATGCACCAATGGGGTGCTCGTAGAATTATGTCAAGAAAAACCTTAA
- a CDS encoding CheR family methyltransferase, with protein sequence MLEPSIIKDEEVEHLIKDVYELYGYDFSLYSRASFRRRINRICVIDKFTSFAELRYTVLNDPDYLKHFIEEITVNVTEMFRDPYFFKALREKILPQLGTYPLIRIWVAGCSTGEEAYSIAILLKEANLYHKSLIYGTDINPSVLEKARSGVFPLQQMKLYSENYILSGGKKDFSDYYTANYDSARFDKSLQEKLILSTHNLVSDSSFNSFQLVICRNVLIYFDKALQERVFRLFDASLENLGFLALGSKETLRFSNLGKYYHQVDDQRIWKKVEHH encoded by the coding sequence ATGTTAGAACCGAGTATCATTAAAGACGAAGAAGTGGAACACCTGATCAAGGATGTCTATGAACTGTACGGGTACGATTTTTCCCTGTACAGCAGGGCTTCGTTCAGGCGCAGGATCAACCGCATCTGTGTGATCGATAAATTTACCAGCTTTGCAGAGCTGCGCTATACCGTGCTTAATGATCCCGATTACCTTAAACATTTTATTGAAGAAATTACGGTCAACGTTACTGAAATGTTCCGCGATCCCTATTTTTTCAAAGCATTAAGAGAAAAAATCCTTCCCCAGCTGGGAACCTATCCCCTGATCCGGATCTGGGTAGCGGGATGCTCCACCGGTGAAGAGGCCTACTCTATTGCTATCCTGCTCAAGGAAGCCAATCTCTATCATAAATCACTGATTTACGGTACGGATATCAATCCCTCTGTACTGGAAAAGGCACGCTCGGGAGTTTTTCCGCTGCAGCAGATGAAGTTATATTCTGAAAACTATATCCTTTCCGGAGGGAAAAAGGATTTTTCAGATTATTATACCGCTAATTACGACAGTGCCCGTTTCGATAAAAGCCTGCAGGAAAAACTGATCCTGTCTACCCACAACCTGGTTTCAGACAGTTCTTTCAACAGTTTCCAGCTGGTGATCTGCCGCAATGTGCTGATCTACTTTGATAAGGCATTGCAGGAACGTGTATTCAGGCTTTTTGATGCGAGCCTGGAAAATCTGGGATTTCTGGCACTGGGCTCCAAAGAGACCCTGAGGTTTTCCAATTTAGGGAAATATTACCATCAGGTCGACGATCAGCGCATCTGGAAAAAAGTAGAACACCACTAA
- the rbfA gene encoding 30S ribosome-binding factor RbfA, translating into MESNRQRKVAQIIQEDFAELFRKQASESKQSILVTVSDVKISADLGIAKIYLSIFPQEFRSAVMKEIEENKTQYRNFIGQKMAKQVRVIPQLNFYLDTSLDDVERIEKELRGEGDNPIL; encoded by the coding sequence ATGGAAAGTAACAGACAAAGAAAAGTAGCACAAATTATACAGGAAGATTTCGCGGAGCTTTTCCGTAAACAGGCGTCAGAGAGCAAACAGAGCATCCTGGTGACTGTTTCGGATGTGAAGATTTCAGCGGATCTGGGGATTGCCAAGATTTACCTCAGCATTTTCCCGCAGGAGTTCCGTTCTGCCGTGATGAAGGAGATTGAGGAAAACAAAACCCAGTACCGTAACTTTATCGGCCAGAAAATGGCAAAGCAAGTACGCGTGATCCCTCAGCTGAACTTTTACCTGGACACTTCCCTGGATGACGTGGAAAGGATCGAAAAGGAGCTGAGAGGCGAAGGCGACAACCCTATCCTGTAG
- the map gene encoding type I methionyl aminopeptidase encodes MSITNEAELAGMQKISEAVAYTLKEMTKYAQPGMTTKELDEYGAGILSGFGAKSAPYLTYGFPGWTCISVDNEFCHGIPSDKRILKEGDLINIDVSAELNGYWADNGGSFVIGKDIHRHQSLVDASKAILQKAISQIKGGVKIADIGLIMETEAKKRGFKVIKNLAGHGVGRSLHEQPDELFNYKNRFDTRRFRKNSVVAIETFISTDSAIAVEQNDGWTMVGNKGGYMAQHEHTLIVTDGKPVILTEMNGILN; translated from the coding sequence ATGTCCATAACAAATGAAGCCGAACTGGCCGGAATGCAGAAGATTAGTGAAGCCGTCGCCTATACACTTAAGGAGATGACAAAATATGCTCAGCCGGGAATGACCACAAAAGAGCTTGACGAGTATGGAGCCGGAATTCTTTCGGGTTTCGGAGCCAAATCTGCGCCTTACCTGACGTATGGCTTCCCGGGATGGACCTGCATTAGTGTAGACAATGAATTTTGCCATGGGATTCCTTCTGATAAAAGAATTCTGAAAGAAGGTGACCTGATTAATATTGATGTTTCAGCAGAACTCAACGGCTACTGGGCAGATAATGGGGGATCGTTTGTCATCGGTAAAGATATTCACCGGCATCAAAGTCTAGTAGATGCATCCAAAGCCATTTTGCAGAAGGCCATCAGCCAAATCAAAGGTGGGGTAAAAATAGCAGATATCGGACTGATCATGGAAACGGAAGCCAAAAAAAGGGGATTCAAGGTCATTAAAAATCTTGCCGGGCATGGAGTGGGAAGGAGCCTGCATGAGCAGCCCGATGAACTTTTCAATTATAAAAACCGTTTTGATACCCGCCGGTTCAGGAAAAACTCCGTAGTGGCCATCGAAACTTTTATCTCGACAGACTCTGCCATAGCCGTGGAGCAAAATGACGGCTGGACAATGGTGGGCAATAAAGGCGGATATATGGCGCAACATGAGCATACCCTCATCGTCACTGATGGCAAGCCTGTTATTTTAACGGAAATGAACGGGATCCTGAATTGA
- a CDS encoding response regulator, protein MSKKKILIFDDDTVILEVITIIFEEGGYEVEISETSHDIIDKVSAFRPDIILMDNWIPNIGGVEATRLLKNHEEFSKIPVIYVTANNDIAALAASAKADDYVAKPFNLEDLEEKVARLVQN, encoded by the coding sequence ATGAGTAAAAAAAAGATTTTGATATTTGATGATGACACCGTTATTCTGGAGGTGATCACCATTATTTTCGAAGAAGGCGGCTATGAAGTTGAAATTTCTGAAACATCCCATGATATCATAGATAAAGTATCAGCATTCCGTCCGGATATTATTCTGATGGACAACTGGATCCCGAATATCGGAGGTGTAGAGGCAACCCGCCTCCTGAAGAACCATGAAGAATTCAGCAAAATTCCGGTTATATATGTTACGGCCAATAACGACATCGCTGCGCTGGCCGCCAGCGCTAAAGCTGACGATTATGTTGCCAAACCATTTAACCTGGAAGATCTGGAAGAAAAGGTAGCCCGGCTGGTACAAAATTAG
- a CDS encoding PA2169 family four-helix-bundle protein, with the protein MNNEKTVSVLNDLLNITNDRIEGFSKVEDKVWENHSGLKSDYDQMVSESQNMKNDLIRLINEKGGEADNTTSTAGAIHRAWIDVKNTFSGDKDEATLENVVFGEKAAIKAYQDALDSGDLCPESSKVVSDHLHHLKSSYNKFESLEATK; encoded by the coding sequence ATGAACAACGAAAAAACAGTATCGGTACTTAACGATTTACTGAACATCACGAATGACAGAATTGAAGGATTTTCTAAAGTAGAAGACAAAGTATGGGAGAATCATTCAGGATTAAAATCTGATTACGATCAGATGGTGTCCGAATCCCAGAACATGAAGAACGACCTGATCAGGCTGATCAATGAAAAAGGAGGAGAAGCAGACAATACTACCAGTACGGCAGGTGCTATCCACAGAGCATGGATCGATGTTAAAAATACTTTTTCAGGCGATAAAGATGAAGCAACGCTTGAAAATGTAGTATTCGGAGAAAAAGCGGCTATCAAAGCTTACCAGGATGCCTTAGACAGCGGGGACCTTTGTCCGGAAAGCTCAAAAGTAGTATCTGATCACCTGCATCATCTGAAATCATCATATAACAAATTTGAAAGTCTGGAAGCAACAAAATAA
- a CDS encoding shikimate dehydrogenase family protein — protein sequence MVSKTKLGLIGRNISYSFSKKFFENKFQKLMIHDHSYDIFDLQDIDEVERLFAEPGLRGFNVTIPYKEKIIDYLDELSGEAQDIGAVNCVSIENGLKKGYNTDAFGFEKTLLLHLKPHHTSALILGDGGAAKAVQYVMKKNSIPFTTVSRKSAVTFDSLDSETVRQHPIIVQCTPVGTYPKVEDCLVFPFEGISEKHLVIDLIYNPEYTRFIIHASEKGAKTVNGYYMLEQQAEKAWEIWNFQKK from the coding sequence ATGGTTTCCAAGACAAAATTAGGCCTTATCGGCAGAAATATTTCCTATTCTTTTTCAAAGAAATTCTTTGAAAATAAATTCCAGAAGCTGATGATCCATGATCATTCCTATGACATTTTTGATCTGCAGGACATCGATGAAGTGGAACGGCTGTTCGCAGAACCCGGGCTCCGGGGCTTCAATGTTACCATCCCGTACAAAGAAAAAATCATCGATTACCTGGATGAGCTGAGTGGGGAAGCGCAGGATATAGGCGCCGTCAATTGTGTAAGCATTGAAAACGGGCTGAAAAAAGGCTATAATACAGATGCTTTCGGATTTGAGAAAACACTCCTCCTGCACCTTAAGCCACACCATACTTCAGCGCTCATCCTTGGGGATGGAGGAGCTGCTAAAGCAGTACAGTACGTTATGAAAAAAAACAGCATCCCTTTTACCACTGTATCACGGAAATCCGCAGTTACCTTTGACAGCCTGGATAGTGAGACGGTTCGTCAGCACCCCATCATTGTACAGTGCACTCCCGTGGGTACCTATCCGAAGGTAGAAGACTGCCTGGTCTTTCCGTTTGAAGGCATATCGGAAAAACACCTGGTCATTGACCTCATCTACAACCCCGAATATACCCGTTTTATCATCCATGCATCTGAAAAAGGAGCGAAAACAGTTAACGGATATTATATGCTTGAGCAGCAGGCGGAAAAAGCCTGGGAAATTTGGAATTTTCAAAAAAAATAA
- a CDS encoding chemotaxis protein CheB gives MGARENKTELMVIGGSAGSLQVILEMVKKLDSPIAFPILVVVHRKAHSVSILPALLQQFSPVDVIEIEDKTDIDVNGIYIVPADYHLLFESKNSVALDSSEKLNYSRPSIDVTFKSAAEMYGENLTGVLLSGANADGVEGLNYIKRNKGQVWIQDPETAEVRYMPQYAVERVNYDRLITPGNLAEHINKLYSAQ, from the coding sequence ATGGGAGCGCGTGAAAACAAAACAGAATTAATGGTGATAGGCGGGTCTGCCGGAAGTCTGCAGGTCATCCTGGAAATGGTGAAAAAGCTGGATAGTCCCATCGCTTTTCCCATTCTGGTTGTGGTTCACCGCAAAGCCCATTCCGTAAGTATTTTACCGGCGCTGCTTCAGCAGTTTTCTCCTGTTGATGTGATTGAGATTGAAGATAAGACAGACATTGATGTGAATGGCATTTACATTGTACCTGCTGACTATCACCTGCTTTTTGAAAGCAAGAATTCTGTAGCATTGGACAGTTCAGAAAAACTGAATTACTCAAGGCCTTCCATAGATGTCACCTTTAAATCTGCCGCCGAAATGTACGGAGAGAACCTTACCGGCGTTCTCTTATCGGGAGCCAATGCAGATGGCGTTGAGGGGCTGAACTATATCAAAAGAAACAAAGGCCAGGTATGGATCCAGGATCCGGAAACGGCAGAAGTACGGTATATGCCGCAGTATGCAGTAGAAAGGGTAAACTATGATCGCCTGATTACGCCGGGAAACCTGGCAGAACATATTAATAAATTATATTCAGCACAATAA
- a CDS encoding endonuclease encodes MKRILFSFLMSFAFLNVWAQIPNGYYDGATGLTGAALKTKLKEIITNGHVDHGYNGLYTGYQTTDRDYFYENDGTVLDMYSENPNGPDPYNFTPGNNQCGSYNSEGDCYNREHVVPQSLFSSNAPMVSDIHFIRPTDGYVNGKRSNYPYGKVGTASFTSMNGSKLGNSVSAGYSGTVFEPNDAFKGDIARMIFYFVTRYESQLSNFNTGNMLGGSAYPGLQAWELNQLLAWSAMDPVSQAEIARNNASYTFQGNRNPYIDHPEYVNQVWGTPVVDTQAPTAATNLTAGNPTANSIALNWTAATDNIGVTGYDIYVNGTFYATVTGTSATVSGLAPSTTYTFYIIARDAAGNSSAQSNTATGTTLAGQTGGGTSCGTENFETITVVADAYNTYNWTNNGITWTSTDSRTDQTINNKAITIRNGNLSSTSISGGIQSLTLTTQLKFTGSSNSLNVQINGVTVGTIPYSSTVTTTTISNINISGNIVIKITNPVSGNRVALDDLSWTCFSTLGTAEATKDKAFAIYPNPVRNHELYIKGENLAKISKAEIYDLSGKLIETLINPFKNSNKIQLKGVTKGNYILKTDYFTTKFIVE; translated from the coding sequence ATGAAACGTATTTTATTTTCTTTCTTGATGAGCTTTGCATTCCTTAATGTATGGGCTCAGATTCCTAACGGATATTATGACGGAGCTACAGGCCTTACCGGTGCAGCCTTAAAGACCAAGCTGAAAGAGATCATTACAAACGGCCATGTGGACCATGGTTACAACGGACTCTATACCGGATATCAGACTACCGACCGCGATTATTTCTATGAAAACGACGGAACAGTGCTGGACATGTACTCCGAGAACCCGAACGGTCCGGACCCGTACAACTTTACGCCCGGAAACAACCAATGCGGAAGCTATAACAGTGAAGGTGACTGCTACAACAGGGAACACGTGGTACCCCAGAGCCTGTTCAGCAGCAATGCACCAATGGTTTCAGACATTCATTTCATCAGACCAACAGACGGGTATGTGAATGGAAAACGCTCTAACTATCCATATGGAAAAGTAGGCACTGCTTCGTTTACCTCTATGAACGGATCCAAACTGGGAAATTCCGTATCTGCGGGATATTCAGGAACCGTGTTTGAACCGAATGATGCTTTTAAAGGCGACATTGCCAGGATGATCTTTTACTTTGTAACGAGATATGAAAGCCAGCTGTCTAATTTTAACACCGGAAATATGCTCGGAGGATCAGCATACCCGGGACTTCAGGCGTGGGAGCTTAACCAGCTGCTTGCGTGGAGCGCTATGGATCCGGTTTCCCAGGCAGAAATTGCGAGGAACAATGCTTCTTATACTTTTCAGGGTAACAGAAACCCATATATCGATCATCCGGAATACGTGAACCAGGTATGGGGAACTCCGGTAGTGGATACGCAGGCTCCGACAGCCGCGACCAATCTTACTGCCGGCAATCCGACAGCAAATTCTATTGCATTGAACTGGACCGCCGCAACGGATAATATAGGCGTAACAGGATATGACATCTATGTAAACGGAACATTTTACGCTACGGTTACAGGAACTTCTGCCACGGTATCCGGGCTGGCTCCTTCCACTACATATACCTTCTATATCATCGCAAGAGATGCGGCAGGAAACTCATCTGCTCAGAGCAACACTGCAACGGGAACTACCCTGGCCGGACAAACCGGAGGCGGAACCAGCTGTGGAACGGAAAACTTTGAAACCATCACAGTAGTTGCTGACGCTTATAACACGTATAACTGGACGAACAACGGAATTACCTGGACTTCAACCGATTCCAGAACTGACCAGACGATCAATAACAAAGCGATCACGATCCGTAACGGAAACCTCAGCAGCACATCCATTTCCGGAGGAATCCAGAGCCTTACGCTGACTACTCAGCTTAAATTTACGGGAAGCAGCAACAGCCTGAACGTTCAGATCAACGGTGTCACTGTAGGAACCATTCCTTACAGCTCAACGGTGACGACAACTACGATCAGCAACATCAATATCAGCGGGAACATCGTGATCAAGATCACCAATCCTGTTTCAGGAAACAGAGTAGCACTGGATGACCTTAGCTGGACCTGCTTCAGTACGCTGGGTACAGCAGAGGCTACTAAGGATAAGGCATTTGCTATATACCCAAATCCTGTAAGGAACCATGAACTTTACATAAAAGGAGAAAACCTGGCTAAGATTTCCAAAGCAGAAATCTATGATTTATCCGGTAAACTGATCGAAACCCTGATCAATCCTTTTAAAAATTCAAATAAAATTCAGTTAAAAGGAGTGACTAAAGGAAATTATATCCTAAAAACAGATTATTTCACTACGAAATTCATCGTAGAATAA
- a CDS encoding response regulator, with protein MNKKILIVDDDPRNIFALKLTLKARGYQMESSLMAHDAIELLKGDGGIGIVLMDMMMPEMDGYEAIRIIRSTPSISNIPVIAVTAQAMPEDRQKCLDAGAQDYISKPIDVDDLISIIEKYV; from the coding sequence ATGAATAAGAAAATCTTGATTGTGGATGATGATCCGCGTAATATATTTGCACTGAAGCTGACCCTGAAAGCCCGGGGCTACCAGATGGAAAGTTCCCTGATGGCACATGATGCCATTGAGCTGCTGAAAGGAGATGGCGGCATAGGAATTGTGTTAATGGATATGATGATGCCGGAGATGGATGGCTATGAAGCGATCAGGATTATCCGAAGTACACCTTCTATAAGCAATATTCCCGTAATAGCCGTTACGGCACAGGCCATGCCTGAAGACCGGCAGAAATGCCTCGATGCGGGAGCACAGGATTATATTTCAAAACCTATTGATGTAGATGACCTCATCAGTATTATAGAAAAATATGTTTAA